The Buchnera aphidicola (Pentalonia nigronervosa) DNA segment GGAGAAAAACAGCCAACATTATTTTAAATGTATTGTTTCAACACAATACTATTGCAGTTGATACGCATGTTTTTAGAGTAGCTAATCGTACTAACTTTGCTAAAGGAAAAAATGTAAAAGAAGTAGAAAAAAAATTAATTAGAGTTGTGCCAACGAGATTTAAAAAAAGCGTGCATTTTTGGTTTGTTTTGCATGGTAGATATATTTGCACTGCTCGCAAAATTAAATGTAACATATGTTTAATTTATAATTTTTGTGAATTTAAGAAGAAAATTGTTTTTTAATTTTTGATTTTTATAGGTACATTTGTGATTATTGTAACTGTAGTTTTTCCAATTCCCATCCGTCAGTATTTTAAATATTTTTTACCAGATTCAATGAAACCTATTATTGGATCAAGAGTGATCGTACCTTTTAAAAATAAAAATAGAATAGCTGTTATAATCTCATTTTTTCAAACGTTAAATTCACATCAATTAAATTTAAAATTTGTAAAATGTGTTGTTGATACAGAATCACTTTATACTGATATTACGATAGATTTATTAATATGGATTGTAAAAAATTATCATTGTCCGATTGGTTGTATATTTTTTTTGGCATTACCGAAATCATTATATGATAATTATGTTATTAAAAAAACATGTATTTTAAGACAGTATCTCGCAGATAAAAACAAAGAAGTAAATTCATCTAATTTTAAAAATACGAAATTACAGTTGCACACCTTAATATATTTCAGAAAACAACGTATTCTAACTTCGAATTTTAAAAAACAAAATTTATCCAATTCTATGTTTAGAGAATTGAAAATAAAAAATTTATATACAATAGATATTTTCCACAAGTTAAGTAATATTTACAATCATGTTTTTAAAAGTAAAAAAAAATTTTTTTGAATGAAAAAATTTTGTTTTTTATTAAAAATATATTAAAAAGAAATGTGTTTTCATGTTGGTTGTTAACTAACACAACCGTTTACTTAAAAGTAAAGTTCTATTTAGGTGTAATTGAAAACATAATATGTCAAGGTATGCAGGTTTTAATTTTAGTTCCCAACATTCCAGATATGAATATTGTTTTAATTTTTTTAAAGAAATGTTTTCATGTTGTGATCGATGTTGTTCATTCACAACTAACAAATAGTCGATATTTGAAAATTTGGATGAGAACAAAATATGGAAAAAATTCAATTGTTATTGGTACTAAAAAAAGCATATTTTTACCTTTTTTAAAACTGGGTTTAATTATTGTTAATCAAGAGCATAGTTTAAGTTATAAAAGTACTAATCGATGTAGGTATAATAGTAGAGATATAGGAATATTGAGAGCATACAAAGAAAAAATACCTATTATTTTAGATTCAGATAGTCCGTCATTAAAAACACTATATAATATCTTCAGAAAAAAATGTTTTTATGTTGAATTAACTACATATAATCGTATTTTTTATAAAAAGTATAATATTATTGATTTAAAGAGAGAAAGAATTCAATCGGGTTTAACTGACACTTTAATTAACGAAGTACATCACAGTTTAAAAAAAGAGTGCCAAGTTTTATTATTATTTAATAAATTTAGTATATCATTTTTAGTTTTAACATGTAATACATGTCAATGGGTGGCTAAATGTTATATATGTCGTGATTATTATGAAGTTAATGTATATCGTAATATTTTATTATGTAAATTTTGCTTAATTAAAGTCGAGTTGCCAGTTTTTTGTCATCATTGTAAATCTGTGAATTTAATTATATCTGATATAGGTATAAAAAAAATTAAAAATACAATACACAACACTTTTTCTAATATATCAATATTATTTTTATTTAATCAAAAAGATATATATAATATAAAACTTTTAAAAACCAGAATACCAAAATCTTGTATTATTCTTTCAACAGAAAAATTAGTGAAACATTTTAATTTTTCTTGTGTAAAGCTAGTAAGTTTAATTAATATTGATCATTACTTTTCATCTTTTAACTTTCGTTCGATCGAATATTTTGCTCAATTTTATATTAATTTAAATCAGTTTTTTAGAAAAAGTACAAAATCATTAAAAATTTTAATACAAACATCGTATGCAAATAACATCTATTTAAAAGATTTATGTAATAATGGATATTTTTCTTTTGCACGCAGTATGTTATTCATTAGAAAAAAGTTTTTGTTGCCTCCATGGCAAGTGCAAAGCATTTTTTATTCTGAAAGTTTAAATATTTATAAAAATATTATTTTTTTAAATTTGGTGCGTGCTATTTTGAAAAAAAAATCTAAAAAGAACAATATTTTTATTTCATTAATTGGTCCTCATCCTTGTTTTTTATGGAACGATAAAAAGCACGTTTTTTTTAAGTTATTAATTCAAGCGTCGTCTCGTGTTGACTTAAATAATTTGTTAAATGAATCAATCAATATAATCCGTTATTTTGAAATATCAAGAACAGTAAATTGGTTTATAGATATTGATCCTTATTAAGATATATATTTTTATTATGATAAGTGTGTCTTTGCTCGTTGAAAGACTGCTGAAATTAGATTAGAATAAGTCGAAATAAAAGTAATTTATTACTTTGTCAAAAAACGAATATTTGATTTAAAATATGTATTTTATATGGAGAGATTGTGCGTGTTGTAAATTTGATTCAGCAACTACGAAAAAGAAAATTGATATCGCATGTTACTGACGAAGATAAATTAGAACAGGTTATTAAACATCGTTCTATTGTTCTCTATTGTGGTTTTGATCCAACAGAAGAAAGCTTGCATGTCGGTCACTTATTACCATTAATTACTTTGAAAAGATTTCAAATATTAGGCCATAAACCGATAGTATTAATTGGAGGAGCGACAAGTTTAATCGGTGATCCTAGTTTTAAAGAACAAGAACGAGTATTTCATTGCAGTAAGAATGTTGATTTATGGACAAATAAAATTAATAAGCAAATTGCTTGTTTTTTAAATTTTCACTGTGGAAAAAATAGTGCGTTAATATTGAATAATAAGACATGGTTTAATAGTATTAATATACTATCTTTCTTACGAGATGTTGGTAAGCATTTTTCAATTAATACTATGATTAATCGATCATCAGTAAAACAACGTATAAATCGGCCAGATCGAGGAATTTCTTTTACTGAATTTTCTTATAGTTTATTACAGGCGTATGATTTTTTATTCTTAAATAAAATGTATAAAGTATGTCTTCAGATTGGCGGTTCTGATCAGTGGGGTAATATTTCTTCAGGAATGCATTTAATATATAAAAAAACTAAAAAAAAAGTATATGGTTTAACTATTCCTTTGTTAATGCAATCTAATGGTATTAAATTTGGAAAAACAGAAACAGGAACTATTTGGTTAGATGCAAATAAAACTAGTCCTTATAAATTTTATCAGTTTTGGATGAATATAGATGATATTTATGTTTATCACTTTTTAAGACTATTCACTTTTGAAAGTGAATTAAATATTCAGCAAAAAGAAGATAAAAAATACGATTTTAAACAAATTATTTGTGATAAATCTTTTCTAGCTAAAGAAATGACTTGTTTAGTACATGGAAAAAAACAATTTTTATCTGCAGAACGAATTACAAGATTTTTGTTTTATCAAAATGTTAATAATATTACTAAATCTGATTTTGAGCAATTAGAACAAGATGGTATACCGTCTGTTAAAATTGATAATATTCGAGATTTGCAGGCAGCATTAGTGTTAACTCATTTATCTAATTCTCGAACACAGGCTAAAAATATGATAAATTCACATGCAATATCTATTAATTCTAAAAAAGTCAGTCATAATCATATTTTTAAAAATCATGATAAATTATTTGGGAAATTTACTTTATTATCTAGAGGTAAAAAACATCATAGTTTGCTTTGTTGGAAAGTATAATTTATTCTGGATCAGTTGAAAAACTTGAACCACATCCACAAAATTTTTGGAACTTAGAATTATGAAATTTAAAAATTTCATTAATATTATCTTTGATAAAATCTATTTTGATACCGTCAAGACATAAACGATCTTTTTTTTTAATAATAATTAAAATGTCTTCATATGAAAATAAGACATAATTATCATTAGTTTTATTTTTTATTTCTGTATCTTGTACTAATTTCATAGTATATCGAAATCCCGCACATCCAGATTTTTTTATACCTAATTTTATTCCTTTATTTTCTGAGTTTAAATTTATTAAGAATAAAATTTGTTTGACAGCGCTCTTAGTGATGTTGATGTTTATATATTGATTTTTATTGGAAATTGAATTATTCATTTTATTATTTTTCATGATTTTCTCTGTGTTTGTGTTATTTTTTTAATGACAATATAAAAAAATAATTGTTTTATAAGGTAAATGATTGTTAAAAAAATTGTTTTTTTAAATAGAATATATCTTAAAAAACTATTGTGCGATTTTTAATGCTATAATTATTATATCTTAAAAATAAAAATTTTTTGTTTAATATGTAATTAATTATAAAGAATTATTTATAATATAAAATATTGAGGTGAAATAATTATATGCCAAATCCAATAAATAAAACGGATTTATCGCAGTCGATTTTATCACTAATATTTATTATTTCTATAAGTGTTCTTAGTTTTTTAGTAGTACATCCCTTTATATTAGGCTTTTCTTGGGCTAGTATGATTGTAATTTCTACTTGGCCTTTGATGTTAAAAATACAAATATTATTAGGAGGAAAACGTCCTCTTGCGGTTGCAATTATGATTTTCATTTTGTTGTTGTTTTGTATTATTCCAGTATTTTTTTTAGTTAATAGTCTTATTAAAACAAGTATACCGCTTATTCATTGGTTAGATTCAAATACGTTAGAATTTCCAGAATTATATTGGTTGCAAGATATTCCTCTTATTGGAAAAAAAATATTTTTAAGTTATCAGGAGTTAATAGATAGTGATGGAGGCGCGTTCATTCGTGAAATTAGGCCATATATGGGTCGTACTACAGAATTTATTATTACTGAAGTAAGAAATTGTGGTTTGTTTTTTACTCATTTAGCGCTAATGTTATTGTTTAGTATTCTATTATATTGGAATGGTGAGAAAATTAGTCATATAGTTCATGATTTTGCATATCGGTTAAATAAAAATAATGGAGATGCTATTATTTTTCTTTCTGTTCAAGCTGTTCGTGCTGTTGCATTGGGTGTAGCGGTAACATCTTTAATTCAAGTGTTATTATCTGGTATTGGATTGTTGATCACCGGTATGCCCTATTGGGCATTATTAATGATTTTAATTGTTTGTTCATGCTTAATACAATTAGGTCCATTACCAATTTTACTACCATCAATTGTATGGTTATATTGGAATAACAATACTACTGCAGGAACTGTGTTATTGGTTTGGAGTAGTTTGATATGTATTCTTGATCATGTATTAAGACCATGCTTTATAAGAATTGGGGCAAACTTGCCAATTTTATTAATTTTATCAGGAGTGATTGGTGGTTTGTTGGCTTTCGGAATAATTGGATTATTTATTGGTCCTGTTGTTTTAGTAATATCATATCGCTTAATAATATCATGGATATACGGTGTTTCTATTAAATCTTTCGTAAAAAATGTTTTTTTAAAATAAAATAGTGTTACTTTCAATTTTCAATTTTTATCATTAAATAAACGTTTTTTAAAATGTCAATTAAATAGAATAAATATTCTAAATTTTATTTTAATAAAAACATAAATTTAATTTTTTTTAAAAGCATTATCGAATGAAATTTTAATTTCATTAGAAAAATTATATTATTGCATAATAATATTTTTTTTAAATGATATGTACATTATATAAAAAAATATTTATTTTTTGTATTTATCATAGCATATTAAACAATATTTTTTAATTTTTTATAAATTTTAAAAAATGTTTTAGGATGAATTTATGAATAATTAAGTTTTGAATTTTTATTGTATCTTTTGATTAACTTTAGGATATATAAAAAATTCATTTAGAGAAAAAAATGAAAAAAACAGACGAATTACGTACAGTACGAATTGATCCATTAATTACTCCATCTGAATTAGCGAAAAAATATCTTATTACTTCAGATATAATGGATAATGTTATTACGACAAGAAAAAACATTGCTCATATTATGACTGGAAAAGATTTACGATTGTTAGTTGTTATAGGTCCATGTTCTGTTCATGATCCCGTTGCTGCAGTAGAATATGCACATCGATTGTGTGAATTGCGTATAAAATACAAAGAACGCCTTGAAATTATAATGCGTACATATTTTGAAAAACCAAGAACAGTTGTAGGCTGGAAAGGATTAATTTCTGATCCTGATTTAAATGGTAGTTTTCGAGTAAATCATGGATTATCTGTAGCACGTAAATTATTATTAGATATTAATAAATTAGGCATGCCTGCAGCAACAGAGTTTTTAGATATTGTTGTTGGACAATTTATTGCAGATCTTATTAGTTGGGGTGCAATTGGAGCTAGAACAACTGAAAGTCAAATTCATCGAGAAATGGCATCTGCTCTTTCTTGTCCTGTAGGTTTTAAAAATGGCACTGATGGAAATATACGCATTGCAATCGATGCAATTCGTGCTGCGAAAGTACGTCATTTATTTTTTGCTCCTAATAAAGATGGACAAATGACGATTAATCATACCAGTGGTAATCCATATGGGCATATTATTATGCGAGGCGGATTGTCTCCTAATTATCATGTTAAAGATGTTGAAATAGCAATAAAGTATTTACATGAATTTAACTTGTTGGAATATTTAATGATTGATTTTAGTCATGGTAATTGTTTAAAAGAACATTTGCGTCAAAAAGATGTTTGCAGGTCTGTTTCAAATCAAATTGTTAATGGTTCTAAATCTATTTTTGGTGTGATGATTGAAAGCTTTTTAGAAGAAGGGTGTCAAAAGGTTAGTAACAATACATCATTAGTATATGGTAAATCTATTACTGATGCTTGTTTGAATTGGAAAGACAGTACGTTAATATTAAAACAATTGGCAGATGCAGTAGATACTCGTTTTTAATTTTTATGCTAGTCAAGGTGATTTTGGCTAGCATCTTGTATTGATTAAAAGTTTTATATGTTTTTTATATTTTCTAATTAATTGAACAATTTTAAAAATGTAAGAAATGTGTATAAATGTTTAATTTTATCTAAACGAAAAATTAGTTTTTTAATTAAGGATTAAAGAATGCCTGTAATAAGATTTTGCGATGGAAGTCAGCAGGTTTATAAACATTCTATTCCATTAATAGACATTATAAAAAATAAACAGCCTAATTTAATAAAGTCTCTTATTTCAATTTCTGTAAATAATTGTTTTTCAAATTTAGATGCTTTAGTATTTGAAGATTCATACATAGAATTAATTACCAATGAAAACAATAGTCAATCATTAAATATACTTCGATGTTCTTGCATACAATTGTTAAATTATGCTATAAAAATTATATGGCCTGTTTCAAAGATGGTTTGTGGTCATGTTACTAGTCATGGTTTTTATTGCGATATTGATTTAGATTATAAAATTTTAAAAAAAGATCTTTTCTTGTTAGAAAAAACAATGAATATGTTGATACAAAAAAAATATAATATTTTAAATAAGATGGTTACTTACAACTATGCAATTGATTTTTTTAATAATCAAAAAGAATATTATAAAGTGTTTTGGCTTAACAATAAAAAAAAAGATCATGATATAATTTCTTTATATCATCATGAAAATTATGTAGATCTTGATATAGGTATGCAAGTGTTTAACATAAAATTTTGTCGACATTTCAAATTGCAAAAAATTGGAGGTATTTATTGGCAAAAGGAAAGAAAAAATAAAATTTTGCAACGTATTTATGGAACTGCTTGGTTGAATCAAAATGATTTAGAAAATCATTTAAATTATTTACGTGAATTGAAGAAAAGAGATCATCGAAAAATAGGAAAATTTCTAAAATTTTATCATATGCAAGAAGAATCTCCAGGTATGATTTTTTGGCATAATTATGGTTTAATTATTTTTCATGAATTGGAGCAATTTGTTCGAGATAAGTTAAAAAAATATGAATATCAAGAGGTAAAAACACCGTTATTGATCGATCGATCAATATGGGAAAAAAGTGGCCATTGGGATAATTACAAAAATTCTATTTTTACTACGTTATCGGAACATCATGAATATTGTATTAAACCTATGAATTGCCCAGGACATGTGCAAATTTTTAATAGTATATTAAAATCTTATCGCGATTTGCCAATTCGTATGGCAGAATTTGGTAGTTGTCATCGAAACGAACCTTCAGGATCTTTGCATGGATTAATGCGAATTCGTAATTTTACTCAAGACGACGCGCACATATTTTGTACTGCACAACAAGTGCGAAACGAAATCAATCATTGTATTGAAATGATTTATGATTTATACGATACGTTTAATTTTAAAAACATATTAGTTAAACTTTCTACTCGACCAAAAAAACGTATTGGTAGTGATGCGATTTGGGATAAATCAGAAAAAGATCTGTCTGAAGTTTTGATTGCTCGTAAAATAAATTTTGAATATCAACCCGAGGAAGGTGCATTTTATGGCCCTAAAATTGAATTTGTTTTGCAAGATTCATTAAATCGACATTGGCAATGTGGAACAATTCAATTAGATTTTTATTTGCCACATCGTTTGCATGCATGTTATGTTAGTAGAGATAACACGCGTGAAACGCCTATTATTATTCATCGTGCAATATTAGGTTCTATAGAACGATTTATTGGCATTCTGATTGAAGAGTGTTCTGGTAACTTGCCGACATGGTTATCCCCAGTTCAAGTAGTAATAGTAAGTATTTTAGATAATTTCCCTGAATATGTAAAAAAAATTGCTAAAAAAATGTCTGATATTAACGTTCGTGTCAAATTAGACTTAAGAAAAGAAAAAATTGGTTTTAAGATTCGTGAATATGTATTACATAAAATTCCGTATATATTAATTTGTGGAGAAAAAGAAGTACAACATAAAAAAATTTCTATAAGATGTCGAAATGGCTATAATTTTAATATGATTGACGTTGATATTTTTATTGAACAGTTAAAGAAAGAAATTATTACCCGTAAATTTTCTCAAATGGAGGAATAAAGTATTAAAGTCGGAAAAAGAACACAATCAGCACGACCTAATCGAATCAATTATGAAATTCGTGCTATTAAAGTGCGCCTGACCGGTACTGATGGTAATCAAATTGGTATTGTAAATTTACATGAAGCACTAGAAAAAGCGGAGTTATTAGGTTTAGATTTAGTTGAAATTAGTCCAAATTCAGAACCGCCTGTTTGTCGTATTATGGATTATGGAAAATTTCTATACGAAAAAAGTAAATCTTTTAAAGAACAAAAAAAGAAGCAAAAAGTTATTCAAGTCAAGGAGGTCAAATTTCGACCAGGTACAGATCAAAGTGATTATCAAGTTAAAATACGTAATTTGATTCGTTTTTTAGAATCTGGTGATAAAGTGAAAATCACATTACGATTTAGAGGTCGAGAAATGGCGCATCAAAAAATAGGAGTAAACTTACTTAATAGAATAAGAGATGATTTAATGCATTTAGCAAATATAGAATCATTTCCGACAAAAATTGAAAGTCGTCAAATGATTATGATGTTATCACCCAAAAAAAAGTAGATATCACAATCAGCATTTTTAGATAATTGACCTATTAATATAAAAACAATTTATAATTGTTATAATTTACATAAAATATTTTATGCCAAAAATTAAAACTTTAAAAAGCGCATCAAAACGTTTTAAAAAAACTGCATCTGGTAATTTTAAACGTAAACAAGCAAATTTGCGTCATATTTTAACCAAGAAAACAACACATAAAAAACGACATCTTCGTCCTAAAATTCTAGTTTCTAAAGGAGATGTGCATCGAATAAAATCTTTTTTACCATATTTATGAAAATATATTTTTATTGAGATTTTTACGCACAGGAAAAATAAATGGCTCGTGTAAAGCGTGGAGTAATTGCTCATGCTCGTCATAAAAAAATTCTAAAACAAGCAAAAGGTTACTATGGATCACGTTCGCGTGTTTATAGAGTTGCAAATCAAGCAGTGATTAAATCTGGTCAATACGCTTATCGTGATCGGCGACAACGAAAACGGCAATTTCGCAGATTGTGGATCACGAGAATTAATGCTGCTGTACGTCAAAGTCAAATGTCATATAGTAAATTTATGTTTGGATTAAAAAAAGCTGCAATTAATATTGATCGAAAAATATTGTCTGATATTGCTGTATTTGATGAATTTGCGTTTAACGCGTTAGTAACAAAAGTAAAAGAAGTTTTGCTATAAATAGTATATTTTTAAGTTTTTCAGAGGGGAAATCGATCTTCCCTCTATTTCTGAAAATATTTAAAAAAGATAATAGATAATGTCTTTTATTATTATGTAAATATGTTGATGTGCATAAATTATAGTGCATGTATTTTTACTAAGATAATAATTATTTTATATTGTAAGTTTGTAGAATAATGAAATCATACATTTCAGATAATAAAAAAAAGAGTACGTAATGTTAATTACAGATAAAATACTTCAAGATATAAAACAAGATGTACAGAAGTCAAAAAAAATAGAAGAATTAAATGATATTCGAATTAAATATCTTGGTAAAAAAGGCGTTTTGACTACCTGTATAAAAACATTAAAAAATCGTTCTATTCAAGAAAAAAAAAAATATAGTTTTATTATTAATAAAATTAAAAAAAGTGCGCTAATTGAAATTAATAATAAATATAACATATTAAGTACTATGCTTCTAAATAAACGAATCAATCGAGAAAAAGTTGACGTTTCTTTGCCAGGTCGTCGTATTGTTAATGGCTGTCGCCATCCTATAACTTGTACTATTAATTATATTAAAAAATTTTTTTTTAAATTGGGTTTTCAGTCAATGGATGGCCCTGAAATAGAAGATGAATATCATAATTTTGATGCTTTGAATATCCCTAAACATCACCCGTCTCGTGATAGTCATGATACTTTTTGGTTTGATAAAAAAAGATTGTTGAGAACGCAAACCTCAAATATGCAAATTCGTGTTATGAAAACTAGTAAACCTCCTATGCGGTTTATTTTTCCAGGAAAAGTATATCGGCATGATTATGATGTTACACATACACCTATGTTTCATCAAATAGAAGGTTTAGTTGTTGATAAAGATATTAACTTTTCTAATTTAAAATGGATTATATATAATTTTTTATATGATTTTTTTAAAAAAAAGGTATCCATTAAATTTCGTCCTTCCTATTTTCCGTTTACAGTGATTTCTGCAGAAGTGGATATTTTTACTGATACTGGTAAATTGTTAGAAATATTAGGCTGTGGTATGATTCATCCCAAAGTATTAAAAAATGTTAATATTGATTCTAATGTATATTCTGGGTTTGCTTTTGGGATTGGTGTAGAAAGAATGGCGATGTTAAGATATGGAGTTTCTGACATTCGATTGTTCTTTGAAAACGATATAAGATTTTTACAACAATTTAAATGATATTAGTGAAAATAAAATGAAATTTAGCGAAAATTGGTTGCGTGAATGGATAAGTTTAGATCTTGACAGCACAACTTTAAAAGAGCAAATTACTAATTCCGGTATAGAAGTTGAATCTATCAGTAAGTTTGATCCTATTTTTCATAACGTTTTAATTGGAAAAGTAATTGCGTGTCATGATCATTTTAAATTCAGTTATTTAAGAATAGCTAAGGTAGATATAGGACGTGAAAAAATATTAAGTATTTTATGTGCAGCGTCGAATTGTCGCGTTGGAATAAAAGTTGCTGTTGCTATTCCTGGTGCTATTTTACCTAGAAAAAAAACCGTTAAAATACAAGAAATATATGGAATATGGTCTGAAGGGATGCTATGTTCTTTTTTTGATTTGGGTTTATTTTTTTATACTAATAGTATTATTGAATTTGATAAAAATGTGATTGTAGGAGATGATGTTAATAATTGTTTATTGTTAAAGGATAATGTGATCAAAATAAATACTATATCTAATCGTCCTGACAGTTTGAGTATTTTAGGACTTTCAAGAAATCTCGCTGCGATAAATAATTTTAAATTACCGTCATTAAAAAAAAAATTAGTTCATGTATTAATTGACAAACAATTTTTTATTGATGTTAAAGCTACAACGAAATGTATTAATTGTTTTGGCAGACTTATTCAAGATGTTAACATAAATGTTGAAACACCTTTTTGGATGCAAAAGAAATTATTTTTATGTGATATGCTATCAGATAATGTTATTAAAAACATCATAAATTATGTTTTAGTAGAACTTGGACAGCCATTAAACGTTTTGAATGCAGACAATATTAATGATGCAATTATTGTACGCATGGCTAATCAACAGGAAAACGTTTTATTGAAAGATAATATTAAACTCTTGTTAAATGAAAATATATTAGTGTTGTCTGATCGAGATAAAATATTATGTATTCCAGGAAATTTGAATACTGCAATATCGGAAATTAATAAAAAAACAAAAAATATATTTTTAAATTCATGTTTGATTCAACAAAAAGCAATTTTTGATATTATTTCGTTAGTAAATTCAAACAAATA contains these protein-coding regions:
- the tyrS gene encoding tyrosine--tRNA ligase, whose product is MRVVNLIQQLRKRKLISHVTDEDKLEQVIKHRSIVLYCGFDPTEESLHVGHLLPLITLKRFQILGHKPIVLIGGATSLIGDPSFKEQERVFHCSKNVDLWTNKINKQIACFLNFHCGKNSALILNNKTWFNSINILSFLRDVGKHFSINTMINRSSVKQRINRPDRGISFTEFSYSLLQAYDFLFLNKMYKVCLQIGGSDQWGNISSGMHLIYKKTKKKVYGLTIPLLMQSNGIKFGKTETGTIWLDANKTSPYKFYQFWMNIDDIYVYHFLRLFTFESELNIQQKEDKKYDFKQIICDKSFLAKEMTCLVHGKKQFLSAERITRFLFYQNVNNITKSDFEQLEQDGIPSVKIDNIRDLQAALVLTHLSNSRTQAKNMINSHAISINSKKVSHNHIFKNHDKLFGKFTLLSRGKKHHSLLCWKV
- a CDS encoding iron-sulfur cluster assembly accessory protein; protein product: MKNNKMNNSISNKNQYININITKSAVKQILFLINLNSENKGIKLGIKKSGCAGFRYTMKLVQDTEIKNKTNDNYVLFSYEDILIIIKKKDRLCLDGIKIDFIKDNINEIFKFHNSKFQKFCGCGSSFSTDPE
- the ydiK gene encoding AI-2E family transporter YdiK; protein product: MPNPINKTDLSQSILSLIFIISISVLSFLVVHPFILGFSWASMIVISTWPLMLKIQILLGGKRPLAVAIMIFILLLFCIIPVFFLVNSLIKTSIPLIHWLDSNTLEFPELYWLQDIPLIGKKIFLSYQELIDSDGGAFIREIRPYMGRTTEFIITEVRNCGLFFTHLALMLLFSILLYWNGEKISHIVHDFAYRLNKNNGDAIIFLSVQAVRAVALGVAVTSLIQVLLSGIGLLITGMPYWALLMILIVCSCLIQLGPLPILLPSIVWLYWNNNTTAGTVLLVWSSLICILDHVLRPCFIRIGANLPILLILSGVIGGLLAFGIIGLFIGPVVLVISYRLIISWIYGVSIKSFVKNVFLK
- a CDS encoding 3-deoxy-7-phosphoheptulonate synthase — translated: MKKTDELRTVRIDPLITPSELAKKYLITSDIMDNVITTRKNIAHIMTGKDLRLLVVIGPCSVHDPVAAVEYAHRLCELRIKYKERLEIIMRTYFEKPRTVVGWKGLISDPDLNGSFRVNHGLSVARKLLLDINKLGMPAATEFLDIVVGQFIADLISWGAIGARTTESQIHREMASALSCPVGFKNGTDGNIRIAIDAIRAAKVRHLFFAPNKDGQMTINHTSGNPYGHIIMRGGLSPNYHVKDVEIAIKYLHEFNLLEYLMIDFSHGNCLKEHLRQKDVCRSVSNQIVNGSKSIFGVMIESFLEEGCQKVSNNTSLVYGKSITDACLNWKDSTLILKQLADAVDTRF
- the thrS gene encoding threonine--tRNA ligase, whose product is MPVIRFCDGSQQVYKHSIPLIDIIKNKQPNLIKSLISISVNNCFSNLDALVFEDSYIELITNENNSQSLNILRCSCIQLLNYAIKIIWPVSKMVCGHVTSHGFYCDIDLDYKILKKDLFLLEKTMNMLIQKKYNILNKMVTYNYAIDFFNNQKEYYKVFWLNNKKKDHDIISLYHHENYVDLDIGMQVFNIKFCRHFKLQKIGGIYWQKERKNKILQRIYGTAWLNQNDLENHLNYLRELKKRDHRKIGKFLKFYHMQEESPGMIFWHNYGLIIFHELEQFVRDKLKKYEYQEVKTPLLIDRSIWEKSGHWDNYKNSIFTTLSEHHEYCIKPMNCPGHVQIFNSILKSYRDLPIRMAEFGSCHRNEPSGSLHGLMRIRNFTQDDAHIFCTAQQVRNEINHCIEMIYDLYDTFNFKNILVKLSTRPKKRIGSDAIWDKSEKDLSEVLIARKINFEYQPEEGAFYGPKIEFVLQDSLNRHWQCGTIQLDFYLPHRLHACYVSRDNTRETPIIIHRAILGSIERFIGILIEECSGNLPTWLSPVQVVIVSILDNFPEYVKKIAKKMSDINVRVKLDLRKEKIGFKIREYVLHKIPYILICGEKEVQHKKISIRCRNGYNFNMIDVDIFIEQLKKEIITRKFSQMEE
- the infC gene encoding translation initiation factor IF-3, coding for MKVGKRTQSARPNRINYEIRAIKVRLTGTDGNQIGIVNLHEALEKAELLGLDLVEISPNSEPPVCRIMDYGKFLYEKSKSFKEQKKKQKVIQVKEVKFRPGTDQSDYQVKIRNLIRFLESGDKVKITLRFRGREMAHQKIGVNLLNRIRDDLMHLANIESFPTKIESRQMIMMLSPKKK
- the rpmI gene encoding 50S ribosomal protein L35 gives rise to the protein MPKIKTLKSASKRFKKTASGNFKRKQANLRHILTKKTTHKKRHLRPKILVSKGDVHRIKSFLPYL
- the rplT gene encoding 50S ribosomal protein L20; the protein is MARVKRGVIAHARHKKILKQAKGYYGSRSRVYRVANQAVIKSGQYAYRDRRQRKRQFRRLWITRINAAVRQSQMSYSKFMFGLKKAAINIDRKILSDIAVFDEFAFNALVTKVKEVLL
- the pheS gene encoding phenylalanine--tRNA ligase subunit alpha, which gives rise to MLITDKILQDIKQDVQKSKKIEELNDIRIKYLGKKGVLTTCIKTLKNRSIQEKKKYSFIINKIKKSALIEINNKYNILSTMLLNKRINREKVDVSLPGRRIVNGCRHPITCTINYIKKFFFKLGFQSMDGPEIEDEYHNFDALNIPKHHPSRDSHDTFWFDKKRLLRTQTSNMQIRVMKTSKPPMRFIFPGKVYRHDYDVTHTPMFHQIEGLVVDKDINFSNLKWIIYNFLYDFFKKKVSIKFRPSYFPFTVISAEVDIFTDTGKLLEILGCGMIHPKVLKNVNIDSNVYSGFAFGIGVERMAMLRYGVSDIRLFFENDIRFLQQFK